The DNA segment TGACTATTACtgtatgcatatatttaaatttatctcCAATGATGCATAGCACGATCAGGTATCTCATTACATTTCTTAATCTTGGTTTTacacttgaaacatttaatcTCCTATACCTTAGACAAATGAGATTGTTACACAAATCTTACCTTTACAAAATGTGTGGTGAGCTTGATCTCTTTTAGgatactttttattttctagAAACAGATATCTGACCTATTACATAACTATGATATAACAAGAAGGAAACATATGCTTTAGTGCCAAATATTAACATGTAAGTTATGTGTTCACTCTCATATGATCACATCAACACTTCCAGGTGTTGTGCTGTCGATGTTGTTCGTTCTGGTGTTAGTGATGTTGCATGAAGGATTTACCTACTGGATTCAAAACAAATGGGAAATCAACCGTAGTCTGAAGACTTTTAGGTAAATCTTGATAATTGTCACgtgaacaaaacatttttcgAAAGTGAAAACTATTGTCAAAAGAATACAAGCTTTCTTTTAGCGATCAAGAACATTCAATTTATGCAGTTAAAAGGAAAGATTTTTACGAAGTGAATGATTAAAACAGGATCTTGGAGTGATTCACCATAATGCTTATATAAATTTTGTACATTAATTCGAATAatgataacaaacatatataaacaaatttgcgtttgtttttgttttatggtATGATGTACAAgtaaatttcatgtttatttcaggtCAAAAAATGACCAACAGGCGGCTGAAAGtcgttttcatttaattgcTACACTGAACAAACTGTTGACAACTACCCTCTTGTATCTTATGGTGCTATGTATCGTGTCAAGAAACATTTGGATTCTTGTTTCCGCTATTTTGGGAAAAGGTGTTGGATATCTTCTCCTCCGCCCATTCGTGTCGGCGTACATCAATGTCGGTTTCGAAAAGACCAATGAGCGACGTACGTGCATTGAGATGAGACATGTTAATGGAACTGTGTCCGGAAACAATGTAGAATTGATATGCCCACTAATCGAGGCTTCGTGTTAAGGGTCTTTACGTTGAAAATTATGTCCATATGTTTTCCATAGACCTAAACACTGCTAAGCTTATTGTGTTGTgtgtaatatatacatacaattgttttaacgCCTCGTGAACTGTTTCTTTAATCGTCCAAGGCCCATCCCCCCATTCATTAATGACAATACCTTGACCGTCTACGGTATGTCTGTGTTAATTTTGTACATTGCGTGTCTCACGTTTTGTGTATATCAACCCCTTGTCTTACGCCCCTTAACGGATTATTCGTTAAAAACTTTGCTACTAGGTTTCTctctgtagtttgcattgtataataatatgttcacGCAACACTTACTACGTACCAGTAGAACGAAATATAATCAGATAATGTTCTACAAGAGTATCTTAGTTTGGCTGCAGAAGAGCACATGTATTGTCTTTGTCTCAGTGTCTCGGGCCGTTTTAAGACACCTGTGCCAATTATCACGCAACTGGTCGGCGTTGCAATTTATTACGTTCTACCTACAATAAACTGGACACCTTAAAAGGATACTCTATGGTTATTCTGAATAGACATTCGTAGATGGAATATCACTGACAAAgatttgtttatgttcattttataaatgttatggGTATTTATGTTTTGGGAAAATCAAGATAAGCCATTCTGCAAAACCGTCtaatagtatatattttatagataaGTATGTTGTACGGTGCGCTGATTGTATCGTCATCTGCTTTATGCAAGCGCCATATTCCCTTTTGTTTAGTTTTAGCAATTCATGTAcagaaacaataaaagtttaatatttatttaatttcagttgtatttttttactaaatattatCTGAACACATATACATTTGAATGAAGTACAACACATACGTAAATTATACGTTTTTATTAAACTCATCTGCCGATCGTTATACGATATTGACGATGACAGAACTTACAATATTACTTGGTGTATGGTAGCGAAATCCAggtaatgtttaaacaaatcgcattttatcataataatgtGAGTCACATACGGGTCACTGCATTGCCACTGTAAAACACCAAGTCATGAGTCGTTGATTGTTTCTTGAACATATGTATCTTATACCTTTTTGTCCAAAGAAATGGGTTTCAATGTTACAACCATTCATGACTCAATTTGAATGACCGTGCATTGCCTATGCCAAACTAAGATCAATGTTACAACCATTCATGACTTGATTTGAATGACCGTGCATTGATGCCAAACTAagatcattttgaaattaattatgtatatgaaacCGTAGAGGAATCATCAATTTAAAGAGTAATACATGCCtatggaaaatatatatgtgtaccAATCCCTTCTATAATACATTACACTTCGTTCTGTCATGGGTCCATTTGTATGTTCGGTATGATTGGTTGAAAGTATCTTTAATACAACTCTAAGGTACATAAATatgaacttttttaatataaagaaaataggCAGCACCACTGGAAAAAGCTTGAGATACTTCCATTATGTCACAACTAATTATAtatgattttctttaaatacactAAAATCGATGATAATGATACGCGTATACTTGAATTTAGagaaaacatcaaacaaataatttgtcttttttatgtAGTTTACTGTTAAATAGACACCAGATAAAGCGTGGTACACTTCAGAATAAGAGTTAGCTTTTGAATGTTCTAACGATGAATAGAGCACGGTTTGGAGTTAAGATAAAAAGTAATCTATTGAAGAAGGTCGCAGTATTTATACGGCACATTATACGGTCAAGGTCGCACTTAAAACGGTCAAGGTCGCACTTAATACTGTCAAAGTCACACATAATACGGTCATGGTCGCACATTATACGGTCAAGGTCGCACTTTATACGGTCAAGGTCGCACATTATGCGGTCCAGGTCGCACAGTATACGGTCAAGGTCGCACATGATAAATCCCATATCAAGGACTTTTGTTAAGCATTCTgcttaaacatatcatttacataGTTTATCGTGAAAGGTTATAGCAGAATTTAAGTGTTGTATTTAATGAGACAGCAAATTTAACTCATATCActgatatttaagtttttaagaGCTTCATACATTTCATCTTTTTAGAAGATGTAAAGATTTCTATAGtaagaagtattttttttataatttcaccTTAATTTAAATCAAGCTGTGACATCAGTGACGATAACAAGTCATGTAAAATggttatatgaaaaaaactcattgttttgtatatttagaCTAATAAACGCCTCATTATTAGAaccttaaaatacaaattacaattcCAAAATAATCAGTGTATCCCGACTCATGTGTCGAAACAAAACGTGAccgaaaacaaacataatctGTAACCAATGTTGTCCGAATACTTGTTTTGATGGTATATTGAAATCTGGTGGTTAAACCATAAAAGCTATATTCGCAGTTAT comes from the Mya arenaria isolate MELC-2E11 chromosome 13, ASM2691426v1 genome and includes:
- the LOC128214991 gene encoding probable low affinity copper uptake protein 2; the protein is MGGTSNENSTMNNLSTEENYKMNPNIQKYFSTENHGDFIFKGLQLNFPAGVVLSMLFVLVLVMLHEGFTYWIQNKWEINRSLKTFRSKNDQQAAESRFHLIATLNKLLTTTLLYLMVLCIVSRNIWILVSAILGKGVGYLLLRPFVSAYINVGFEKTNERRTCIEMRHVNGTVSGNNVELICPLIEASC